Proteins encoded by one window of Massilia sp. NR 4-1:
- a CDS encoding calcium-binding protein, whose product MISKELYSEFSALAYKKTDKNSLPIPSNWSVFSKEQSSSGFSATAFKKGTEIVIAYSGTNGEFGGVDDFITGNIPAATGQPSTQVLEAIYFYSRIKSANPGLDISFTGHSLGGGLASLMGIFFNKNSSIFDPAPFKATAFAPSTLAFYASAMALQGKLDSEFSNYILNPYSNYFERLSHINAYAIKGEALEVARIGAIFLPSADNYYRTYGNVSSVNLHSMALLSAAMHSRKFANIINKDKYILPLIFDENLYTYSSEFSNNLDFMHAMLQQHWRGKAVLDYFADDVDLLSGDNGVASTALHRELIIVAMENYYAGNESSIFKNSCGALSFRYSDFGKFRPLSKEQLVSATTELLSTEERKYVVDLNKKDGWAIQYGSSALSLQDGSAQDDVVLGGVLNDTASGGSGNDVLIGGAGNDSLNGDDGNDVLLGGLGNDTLLGGKGEDTLIGDGGDDSLLGGDGNDFLDGNRGKDTVDGGEGADNISGGDDDDKLHGGAGADIIVGGNGADTLDGGKDSDLLQGFAGADVLEGGDGEDQLLGGDADDTLHGGEGEDTLDGEDGSDSLIGGADKDLMAGGNGNDILDGRDGYGGDSLIGGIGHDVYYVDGGDTIYDVDGQGEIWLNGKRLSLAEREKGQTVYHDANGNAFLLRGDKLLVNGSLAIAGFSEGMLGISLRDREPDDPHNPPGKRLYDDAELATSPIVLDLDGGGITTTGIGEGAFFDYDNNGFAERTGWIGRGEGLLVRDLNRNGNIDNGGELFGDQTSISGGGKFVNGFAALTALDSNSDGFIDARDSAWGSLSIWRDINSNAIVDEAEMLSLAEAKVASISTKYSNASKIDAHGNDHRLSGSATMSDGRTIAAEDIWFRVNLASTKQLQPLPLSPDVLTLPALSGMGNVPSLQQAIQADTTGRIRKLLADFASEEKSENRAQLTKQIIFAWTGVAELDPASRGEFIQDGRTLAALEKFYGNNFIQFSGANAGLPDPAPGAAQLINASFNELAIFITSQLMAETWFKDPLTRVHIEWSSAAEKIIADIAPAMVFFSTEFNKRPDTALSSLSNFISIVKQQYGTDVFDGKSSIEAIAAINAQTSMFAHAIWEGYFGSEGDDTIYLGTESATTDGGRGNDVVVGNSGNDQIFGGTGDDIIYGGLGNNTLSGGLGNDALYGSLGDDVLDGGAGDDVIFGGGGNDKYIFQQGCGENAISLQRELAGSATIMLQSGLSFEKLTYSRNVSDLILEFSPGKEKIVLLGYFFSGELPLKSDVTIQFSDGRTLLESDFRNFLSPKGSGFSDILYGFSIDDSIDGMAGNDQIFGMIGNDTLAGGMGNDTLRGGSGDDLLVGGVGNDQIECGAGSNTIIYNFGDGNDEIIGDYNSKDTIQFGEGILASDIKVQKISNGISIQFKANGDLLKLNYPILNFSLSFFDGKSLNSEDLLNLAKIGTAENDTLIGSNEADQLYGYAGNDVIYGEGGDDTISGGAGADELHGGAGKDIFIYELGDGNDTISTHDPYNKNIQDILKFKSSIKLSDISVSGDWNFLYISIFGTNDKISLSKYNNSLSLIEDSTGKTLGWDQLLQMSHIGTSHAERIYGGEDDDILEGKVGNDTLFGGGGNDVYVYQRGDGSDYIEDQGNDLGLDNVVRFGTSILPSDVIVSRNEENLYLRILGGDDVITIANWSDSFQSVSRVEFLNGSSWNIEDIVRLALQPSSGDDKLLGWDNDDSIVGLQGNDTLVGGVGNDTLSGGSGDDVLEGGRGRDKYLFDRGDGHDVIKNDYSDNDQDELLLGDSIKESDIVVKIFEHDFNLTILGSEDSITLKNWYNVPIVIFSNGTKWNSSDLLRKFFSGTEKSELLTGTYGADSIAGQAGNDTLLGGSGSDTLAGGSGNDLLEGGAGNDVYLYGLNDGSDIIVGSPKYTEVDIVKFDSSVLSADLTVRINNDDFVLQFRNSSSDEIVLRGFVSLSLVTNLKLDFADGTALFLSDLKKLALSGTADNNVIIGTNYDDLLVGKKGADRLDGGYGNDVYFFSRGDGQDIISDSYGLKDAIQFDETISATDLKVRRDSSGNLYFSIIGDDSKITLANSNVELLPIEEVRFADGTIWDAEKISALSMLGTLGDDVLYSIKAGDSLNGLDGVDLLHGLDGNEFLVGGAGNDTISGNAGADTIDGGTGSDLLDGGDGDDIFTYSRGDGSDTIKASLGNDVLRLDSSLLSSEIVVRRDAANLHLYMGMTTDTITLENWSMNIDGRGAFVVKFANGETWNERELIARTMRATDGNDALIGSEGNDELNALAGSDSLLGGAGDDTLLGGKGDDYLDGEAGDDVYIYARGDGSDRIGFGSKEGNGKNVLRFDKSISKNDIQLARAGNDLCLMIAGTEDQVILSGGIHPDTRPVQQIEFADGTVWDAATLVPRITVATEGVDTLLGGGDNDLLDGGGGSDSLYGDVGQDTLIGGGGNDILDGGDGRDIFLFSRDFGHDLILDSADAELRFDATISASEVIVRNESGNLVVFVPGIDARLVLQYWSLYGTTQTVAVFADGTRWTASDLKQKAMQATSADDAILGTSGDDVLRGLGGRDTLFGGDGNDTYLVGIGDSLEEIQDMSGNNTVRFIGTIVSTDINLSRDNWALKLQVANSDTVVSLSSVFSSFTQGMTYVEFSDGTRWNVSDLVHRLGQASEGNDTLYGSEQSDVISGWGGNDQISGGSGDDTLRGNSGDDTLNGDNGNDVFLFGRGDGVDRIRGTADEGETETLRFDATLAAGDIKVHRDVFNLYLSVQGTGDQVIFENWALLASERKGKFVQFADGTIWDEVRLLELSSAKVATDGNDFIDGTAGNDQLKGLGGDDKLAGFAGNDEIDGGSGRDTIQGGAGDDVMSGGVGDDIIFDTEGNDIYYYQLGDGYDSITDLTGDIDILRFGEGIKAEHISAQRDSYSLVLKLDGVKIFSIDSWFRSESSRIERVEFSDGTVWLAAELTVRASNATEGPDKLKGTDGPDLINGLGGDDEIESGEGNDTLYGGDGNDEMDGDYGDDLLYGGNGNDTLDGYRDNDTLYGDTGDDELDGNRGNDSLDGGDGNDSLKGGDGLDTLLGGDGDDTLDGGANADTLAGGAGNDEYHIGLGNDLIVEEAGKGIDHVRSTTSYTLTGNVEVLTLDSNAGLNGSGNSGNNLLLGGAGVNVLIGEEGNDILQGADGDDQLSDAMGHNVLTGDAGSDLLTVVSGHAFVTGGVGDDTLSLSGKGNVLAFNRGDGADNVLTTSAGMTISLGKIAYSDVILQKVGDGLILKFGQNDQITLADWYQGSGAAQESRLQMVIDGTPDYDAASVNLMVNQRVQLFDLDALVARFDAMRAAHMGLSSWSASAELRALRIQGGDKAAVGGDIALQYSSQGNLATMSYTAAQRVLGEDDFGEAWQAQLVGIPLKDETPSLI is encoded by the coding sequence ATGATTTCCAAAGAACTTTATTCTGAATTTTCCGCCTTAGCTTATAAGAAAACCGATAAAAATAGCCTTCCGATTCCATCTAATTGGTCAGTATTTTCAAAAGAGCAATCTTCCTCGGGGTTTTCTGCGACAGCTTTTAAAAAAGGTACAGAAATTGTTATAGCCTATTCTGGCACCAATGGAGAATTTGGTGGCGTAGATGATTTTATAACCGGCAATATTCCCGCTGCCACTGGTCAACCATCTACACAAGTTTTAGAAGCAATTTACTTTTATTCTCGGATAAAGTCAGCTAACCCCGGCTTAGATATTAGCTTTACCGGTCACTCACTAGGTGGCGGTCTAGCTAGTTTAATGGGGATTTTTTTTAATAAAAATTCCTCAATATTTGACCCTGCACCATTCAAAGCGACTGCCTTTGCACCCTCAACTCTTGCTTTCTATGCTTCGGCTATGGCGCTTCAGGGAAAGCTGGATTCAGAATTTTCTAATTACATACTGAACCCTTATAGCAATTATTTTGAACGCTTGTCTCATATCAATGCTTATGCAATAAAAGGAGAAGCATTGGAGGTGGCCCGAATAGGAGCGATATTCTTGCCATCGGCAGACAATTATTATAGGACATACGGAAATGTATCGTCAGTAAATCTTCATTCCATGGCGCTTTTAAGTGCAGCAATGCATTCAAGAAAATTCGCAAATATAATAAATAAGGATAAATATATTTTACCCCTTATTTTTGACGAAAATTTATACACATATTCTTCAGAGTTTTCTAATAATTTAGATTTTATGCATGCCATGCTGCAGCAGCATTGGCGCGGTAAGGCTGTCCTAGATTATTTTGCGGATGATGTAGATCTGTTGAGCGGAGATAATGGCGTTGCATCAACTGCGTTGCATCGTGAGCTTATCATTGTTGCCATGGAGAATTATTATGCGGGTAATGAAAGCTCAATATTTAAGAATTCCTGCGGTGCATTAAGCTTCCGATATTCGGATTTCGGAAAATTCAGACCTCTTTCGAAAGAACAACTTGTATCCGCAACAACGGAATTACTCAGTACGGAAGAGAGAAAATACGTAGTAGATCTAAATAAAAAAGATGGTTGGGCCATCCAATATGGGAGCAGCGCACTATCTCTACAGGATGGCAGCGCTCAGGATGATGTGGTCTTAGGAGGAGTTCTAAATGACACAGCTTCAGGCGGCTCAGGTAATGATGTACTTATCGGCGGCGCTGGGAACGACAGTCTAAATGGCGATGACGGAAATGACGTCCTGTTGGGGGGACTGGGCAATGACACGTTGCTTGGGGGGAAAGGTGAGGATACGCTTATCGGTGACGGAGGCGATGATAGTTTGCTTGGCGGCGATGGTAACGACTTCCTAGATGGAAATCGGGGGAAGGACACCGTCGATGGAGGCGAGGGTGCTGACAACATATCCGGTGGCGATGACGATGACAAGCTGCATGGCGGTGCCGGCGCGGACATTATTGTGGGTGGTAATGGCGCCGATACGCTGGATGGAGGGAAAGATTCCGACCTGTTGCAAGGGTTTGCCGGTGCAGATGTGCTGGAAGGTGGAGATGGAGAGGATCAGCTCCTCGGGGGGGATGCTGACGACACACTACACGGTGGCGAAGGCGAGGATACATTGGATGGGGAGGATGGCTCAGACAGCCTTATTGGAGGCGCCGACAAGGACTTGATGGCTGGAGGGAATGGAAATGACATCTTGGATGGTCGTGATGGGTATGGTGGGGACTCGTTAATTGGTGGGATTGGCCATGACGTCTACTACGTTGATGGCGGCGACACTATCTATGACGTGGACGGCCAAGGCGAGATTTGGCTGAATGGAAAAAGATTGTCCCTTGCCGAAAGAGAAAAGGGACAAACTGTTTATCACGATGCGAATGGAAATGCGTTTCTTCTTCGAGGGGATAAGCTTCTCGTCAACGGTTCACTAGCTATTGCAGGCTTCTCTGAAGGCATGTTGGGTATCAGTTTAAGAGACCGCGAGCCGGATGACCCTCATAATCCGCCGGGAAAACGGTTGTATGACGACGCCGAACTAGCGACTTCACCCATTGTTTTGGATTTGGATGGAGGAGGGATTACCACTACGGGAATCGGAGAAGGTGCCTTTTTTGACTATGACAATAATGGGTTTGCCGAGCGCACCGGTTGGATAGGGCGAGGTGAAGGGTTGTTGGTGCGGGATCTGAATCGAAATGGAAATATTGATAATGGAGGCGAACTTTTCGGTGATCAGACCTCGATATCTGGTGGTGGGAAATTTGTGAACGGATTTGCGGCGCTGACAGCCTTAGATAGCAATTCCGATGGATTTATTGATGCTCGCGATTCCGCATGGGGAAGCTTGTCTATTTGGCGAGATATCAATAGTAACGCCATTGTAGATGAGGCGGAAATGCTGTCTTTAGCAGAGGCTAAAGTAGCCAGCATTTCCACAAAATATTCCAATGCCTCGAAAATTGATGCTCATGGGAATGATCATCGCTTAAGCGGTAGCGCAACTATGAGTGATGGCAGAACCATTGCTGCGGAAGATATTTGGTTCCGTGTAAATTTGGCCAGTACAAAGCAGTTACAACCACTGCCATTGTCTCCTGATGTTTTGACACTGCCTGCCTTGAGCGGTATGGGAAATGTTCCAAGTCTTCAACAAGCAATTCAGGCAGATACCACAGGCCGTATTCGAAAATTGCTTGCTGATTTTGCATCGGAAGAGAAGTCAGAAAATAGAGCTCAGCTGACTAAACAAATCATCTTTGCCTGGACGGGAGTTGCGGAACTTGATCCGGCAAGTCGAGGAGAGTTTATTCAAGATGGAAGAACGCTTGCTGCATTAGAGAAATTTTACGGAAATAATTTCATTCAATTCTCTGGCGCAAATGCGGGATTGCCGGATCCTGCACCAGGAGCCGCTCAGCTTATCAATGCCAGCTTTAATGAGCTCGCTATTTTCATAACATCACAGTTGATGGCGGAAACTTGGTTCAAGGATCCTCTAACCAGGGTTCATATTGAGTGGAGCTCCGCCGCAGAAAAAATTATAGCAGATATTGCACCTGCGATGGTGTTTTTTTCGACTGAATTTAACAAAAGGCCAGATACCGCGTTAAGCTCTTTGTCTAATTTTATTTCGATAGTCAAACAGCAATACGGCACTGATGTTTTTGATGGAAAAAGTTCTATTGAAGCAATAGCTGCCATTAACGCTCAAACAAGCATGTTTGCGCATGCGATTTGGGAAGGATATTTTGGTTCCGAAGGAGATGACACAATATATCTTGGAACAGAAAGCGCCACCACTGACGGCGGAAGAGGAAATGATGTTGTAGTAGGAAACTCTGGAAATGACCAGATTTTTGGTGGAACTGGCGACGACATTATTTATGGTGGCCTGGGAAATAACACACTTTCAGGTGGCCTTGGAAATGATGCTTTGTATGGATCCCTAGGTGATGATGTTTTAGATGGCGGTGCTGGCGATGATGTTATTTTTGGCGGCGGCGGGAATGATAAATATATTTTCCAACAAGGTTGTGGTGAGAATGCGATAAGCTTGCAGCGGGAGTTGGCTGGCTCGGCAACTATCATGCTTCAGTCCGGACTTTCGTTTGAGAAATTAACTTATTCTAGAAATGTCAGTGATTTGATTTTGGAATTTTCTCCAGGAAAAGAAAAGATCGTACTACTTGGATATTTTTTCTCAGGAGAATTGCCGCTAAAAAGCGACGTTACCATCCAATTTTCTGATGGACGCACCTTGTTGGAAAGTGATTTTAGAAATTTTCTTTCACCAAAAGGAAGCGGTTTCTCTGATATCCTATATGGATTCAGTATTGATGATTCTATAGACGGCATGGCTGGGAATGATCAGATTTTCGGAATGATAGGCAATGACACTTTAGCTGGCGGCATGGGAAATGATACCCTAAGAGGAGGTAGCGGAGATGACCTCCTGGTAGGAGGAGTTGGAAATGATCAGATTGAATGTGGAGCTGGAAGTAATACAATTATATACAATTTTGGCGACGGCAATGATGAAATTATTGGAGATTATAATTCAAAAGACACCATCCAGTTTGGTGAAGGTATATTGGCCTCTGATATAAAAGTACAAAAAATTTCGAATGGCATATCTATTCAATTTAAGGCCAATGGAGATTTATTAAAGCTAAATTACCCTATTTTGAACTTTAGCCTAAGTTTTTTCGACGGAAAATCCTTGAATTCCGAAGATTTGCTTAATTTGGCAAAAATTGGAACAGCAGAAAACGATACTCTTATTGGATCAAATGAGGCTGACCAGTTGTATGGTTATGCAGGTAATGATGTTATATATGGCGAGGGAGGGGATGATACGATATCCGGTGGCGCGGGAGCTGATGAGTTACATGGTGGAGCAGGGAAAGATATTTTTATCTACGAACTTGGTGACGGGAACGACACTATTTCAACCCACGACCCTTATAATAAGAATATTCAAGACATATTGAAATTCAAGTCCTCTATAAAATTAAGCGATATTTCCGTATCGGGAGATTGGAATTTTTTATATATTTCAATATTTGGAACAAATGATAAAATTTCTTTGTCAAAATACAATAATTCGTTATCGCTTATAGAGGATTCGACAGGTAAGACGTTAGGCTGGGATCAGTTATTGCAAATGAGCCATATTGGAACTAGCCATGCAGAGCGGATCTATGGTGGGGAAGATGATGATATTTTGGAGGGGAAGGTAGGTAATGATACATTATTTGGTGGCGGTGGAAATGATGTTTATGTCTACCAACGAGGAGATGGTAGTGATTATATCGAAGATCAGGGGAATGATCTTGGTCTAGATAATGTCGTGCGGTTTGGCACATCGATCTTACCATCTGACGTAATTGTAAGCAGGAATGAGGAAAACCTTTATCTTCGTATCCTTGGGGGAGATGATGTTATAACCATTGCTAATTGGTCTGATAGTTTCCAAAGTGTGTCGAGGGTTGAGTTTTTAAATGGAAGTTCATGGAATATTGAAGATATAGTGCGTTTGGCATTACAGCCAAGTTCAGGTGATGATAAATTGCTTGGTTGGGATAATGATGATTCTATTGTTGGTCTTCAGGGAAATGATACTTTGGTGGGTGGCGTGGGTAATGACACTTTATCCGGTGGCAGTGGTGACGATGTACTTGAGGGGGGACGCGGAAGAGATAAGTACCTATTTGATAGAGGCGATGGACATGATGTAATTAAAAATGATTATAGCGATAACGATCAGGATGAGCTGCTGCTAGGCGATTCTATAAAAGAATCTGATATAGTTGTAAAAATTTTTGAGCATGACTTTAATCTAACTATTCTAGGATCTGAAGATTCCATTACGTTGAAAAATTGGTATAACGTTCCAATTGTTATTTTTTCAAACGGAACAAAATGGAATAGTTCAGATTTACTAAGGAAATTCTTTTCAGGTACGGAAAAATCTGAATTGCTGACTGGTACTTACGGGGCTGACTCTATTGCAGGCCAAGCAGGAAATGATACGCTATTAGGCGGATCTGGCTCAGATACCTTGGCAGGTGGAAGTGGCAACGATCTGTTAGAAGGTGGGGCTGGCAATGATGTCTATCTTTATGGCCTAAATGACGGATCCGATATAATAGTTGGATCCCCAAAATATACAGAAGTAGATATAGTTAAGTTTGATAGCAGTGTATTATCGGCGGATTTAACTGTTCGCATAAATAATGATGACTTTGTTCTTCAGTTTAGAAATTCCTCCTCGGATGAAATAGTATTGCGTGGCTTTGTTTCACTCTCTCTGGTTACTAATCTTAAGTTAGATTTTGCCGATGGGACAGCATTGTTTTTGTCGGACTTGAAAAAGCTGGCACTGAGCGGTACCGCCGATAATAACGTTATTATCGGAACAAACTATGACGATCTATTGGTTGGAAAAAAAGGCGCAGATCGTTTAGATGGAGGATATGGTAACGATGTCTACTTCTTTAGTCGTGGCGACGGTCAAGATATCATTAGTGATTCGTATGGTCTGAAGGATGCAATCCAGTTTGATGAAACTATCTCTGCTACGGATCTAAAAGTACGACGCGATAGCTCAGGAAATCTTTATTTTTCCATCATCGGAGATGACAGCAAAATCACGCTAGCAAATTCCAATGTAGAACTCTTGCCTATCGAAGAAGTACGTTTTGCTGATGGCACAATATGGGATGCTGAAAAAATAAGCGCATTGAGCATGCTTGGTACCTTGGGTGACGACGTACTATATAGCATAAAGGCTGGAGATTCGCTAAACGGATTGGATGGCGTCGATTTGCTTCATGGCCTGGATGGAAACGAATTCTTGGTCGGTGGGGCAGGAAATGACACGATATCGGGTAATGCAGGCGCCGACACTATCGATGGCGGTACTGGAAGCGATTTGCTAGATGGCGGTGATGGCGATGATATTTTCACGTATTCGCGTGGTGATGGTTCTGACACTATTAAAGCAAGTTTAGGCAATGATGTTTTGCGGTTAGATTCCTCGCTTTTGTCCTCCGAAATTGTCGTTCGACGCGATGCGGCTAACCTTCATCTGTACATGGGGATGACAACAGATACGATAACGCTGGAAAACTGGTCCATGAATATTGACGGCCGGGGTGCCTTCGTTGTTAAGTTTGCTAACGGCGAAACATGGAATGAGAGGGAGCTTATTGCACGAACAATGCGGGCTACAGATGGAAACGATGCGCTTATCGGATCGGAGGGTAATGATGAGCTGAATGCGCTGGCTGGTTCAGATTCTCTTCTGGGCGGGGCTGGAGATGACACGTTGCTCGGTGGCAAAGGAGATGACTATCTTGATGGAGAGGCGGGGGACGATGTATATATTTACGCCAGAGGGGATGGCAGCGACCGTATCGGGTTCGGCAGCAAAGAAGGCAACGGAAAAAACGTTCTACGCTTTGACAAATCGATTTCTAAAAATGACATTCAGCTTGCGCGTGCTGGTAATGATCTGTGTTTAATGATAGCTGGAACAGAGGATCAGGTCATACTAAGTGGCGGAATACACCCAGATACACGCCCAGTGCAGCAAATAGAATTCGCTGACGGAACCGTATGGGATGCAGCTACGCTGGTTCCTCGTATCACAGTCGCCACAGAGGGTGTGGATACTCTATTGGGGGGAGGAGATAATGATCTTTTGGATGGAGGAGGAGGCTCAGATTCCCTTTATGGAGATGTTGGACAGGATACTTTGATAGGTGGCGGAGGCAACGATATTTTGGATGGTGGGGATGGAAGAGATATTTTCTTGTTTTCCCGAGATTTTGGCCATGATCTCATCCTCGATAGTGCTGATGCAGAGCTACGCTTTGATGCTACTATTTCGGCTTCTGAAGTCATCGTTCGCAACGAGTCTGGTAATTTGGTTGTGTTTGTACCGGGTATTGATGCCAGACTAGTCCTTCAATATTGGAGCTTGTATGGAACTACGCAAACAGTAGCCGTATTTGCTGACGGTACTCGCTGGACAGCATCCGATTTAAAGCAGAAGGCGATGCAAGCCACATCGGCTGATGATGCAATTTTAGGTACTTCAGGAGATGATGTACTTCGTGGCTTGGGGGGGCGCGACACCTTGTTTGGCGGGGATGGTAACGATACATATCTTGTTGGTATAGGCGATAGCCTGGAAGAGATTCAAGATATGAGCGGTAATAATACGGTACGCTTCATAGGTACCATCGTGTCCACTGATATCAACCTTTCTCGGGACAATTGGGCACTCAAGCTTCAGGTCGCTAATAGCGATACCGTTGTGAGCTTATCGAGCGTATTTTCGTCGTTTACGCAAGGCATGACATATGTTGAATTCTCGGATGGGACGCGTTGGAATGTCAGCGATCTGGTTCACCGGCTTGGTCAAGCCAGTGAGGGAAACGATACGCTATACGGTAGTGAGCAGAGTGATGTCATTTCTGGGTGGGGTGGGAACGATCAAATTTCGGGCGGAAGTGGAGACGATACCCTGCGAGGCAATTCCGGTGACGATACCCTGAATGGGGATAACGGTAATGATGTCTTCTTGTTTGGCCGTGGAGATGGGGTAGATCGGATAAGAGGTACAGCCGACGAAGGTGAAACCGAAACATTGCGTTTTGATGCAACGCTCGCTGCGGGCGATATCAAAGTTCATCGCGATGTCTTTAATCTTTACCTTTCTGTGCAAGGCACGGGAGATCAGGTTATTTTTGAAAACTGGGCCTTGCTTGCAAGCGAACGTAAAGGAAAATTTGTTCAATTCGCTGATGGAACCATTTGGGATGAGGTACGACTGCTGGAGCTATCCTCGGCAAAAGTGGCAACCGACGGCAATGACTTCATAGATGGCACGGCAGGAAATGACCAACTGAAAGGTTTGGGGGGAGATGACAAGCTGGCGGGCTTTGCTGGTAACGACGAGATCGATGGCGGGAGTGGTAGAGATACCATTCAAGGTGGCGCTGGCGATGATGTCATGAGTGGCGGTGTTGGTGATGACATTATATTTGACACCGAAGGTAATGATATTTATTACTATCAATTGGGTGATGGCTACGATTCCATTACTGATCTTACTGGCGACATTGATATTCTGCGTTTTGGCGAGGGCATAAAAGCGGAGCATATTTCTGCACAGCGTGATTCTTACAGCCTTGTACTTAAATTGGATGGTGTGAAGATCTTCAGCATCGACTCATGGTTCAGAAGCGAATCCAGTCGTATCGAACGTGTCGAATTTTCAGACGGAACGGTCTGGTTGGCGGCAGAGCTTACTGTGCGCGCCAGCAATGCCACGGAAGGCCCGGATAAACTGAAAGGTACTGATGGCCCTGACCTGATCAATGGTTTGGGAGGCGATGACGAAATCGAGAGTGGTGAAGGCAACGATACTCTCTACGGTGGCGATGGTAACGATGAGATGGATGGTGATTACGGCGACGACCTGCTCTATGGTGGTAACGGCAATGATACCTTGGATGGTTACCGTGATAACGATACCTTGTATGGCGATACTGGCGACGATGAGCTGGACGGCAATCGGGGCAACGATTCACTGGATGGTGGCGATGGAAATGACTCGCTTAAAGGTGGCGATGGCCTGGACACTTTACTCGGCGGCGATGGCGACGACACGTTAGATGGCGGAGCAAATGCGGACACTCTCGCCGGCGGCGCAGGCAATGACGAATACCATATTGGCTTGGGCAACGACCTTATCGTTGAAGAGGCCGGCAAGGGTATTGACCATGTACGTTCCACGACTAGCTATACCTTGACTGGGAACGTTGAGGTGCTGACTCTGGATTCCAACGCAGGGCTGAACGGTAGTGGAAACTCGGGCAATAATCTACTGCTGGGTGGTGCTGGCGTTAATGTGCTGATTGGTGAAGAGGGCAACGACATCCTTCAGGGGGCTGACGGTGACGATCAGCTTTCCGATGCCATGGGACATAATGTTTTAACAGGTGACGCCGGTAGCGATTTGTTGACGGTGGTATCAGGCCATGCCTTTGTGACAGGTGGCGTAGGTGACGATACGCTAAGCTTATCGGGCAAAGGTAACGTCCTCGCCTTCAATCGGGGGGATGGTGCGGACAATGTCCTAACTACGAGTGCAGGCATGACCATCTCGCTGGGAAAAATCGCCTATAGCGATGTGATCTTGCAGAAGGTTGGCGATGGTCTGATCCTGAAATTCGGTCAGAACGACCAAATAACGTTGGCGGATTGGTACCAGGGCAGTGGTGCGGCGCAAGAAAGCAGGTTGCAGATGGTCATTGATGGAACGCCTGATTATGACGCGGCCTCCGTAAACCTGATGGTAAATCAGCGGGTGCAATTGTTTGATCTTGATGCCTTGGTAGCAAGGTTCGATGCCATGCGAGCCGCCCACATGGGGCTGAGCAGCTGGTCGGCATCTGCTGAGTTGCGTGCTTTGCGTATTCAAGGTGGAGATAAGGCTGCCGTGGGCGGCGACATAGCGCTGCAATATTCAAGTCAAGGCAATCTTGCAACCATGTCATACACCGCTGCGCAGCGAGTCCTGGGCGAGGATGATTTTGGCGAAGCCTGGCAGGCGCAGTTAGTCGGCATACCTCTGAAAGACGAAACGCCATCGTTGATTTAA